In Thermotoga sp. Ku-13t, one genomic interval encodes:
- a CDS encoding Gfo/Idh/MocA family oxidoreductase: MKKVRVGIVGAGFIAKIHMAAFKENHQLVDVVGVCAGHKENAERFAKEYGIPHVFDNFEQLCSSSEIDVVDVCTPTNLHDDVILCAAENRKHVICEKPLTGYFGEDKPDVEEVGSIPKTHMYDKVKEKVALLEQKLKAANVKFMYAENWVYAPAVEKMKRMLKASNMVVFELRAECSHSGSQATYSRRWRTSGGGSLMRLGSHPIATVIHMKHYEGYVRYGKPIKPVSVLASIANLTKMKNLENEPCYVVSSWYDVEDWSIVILEFEDGSRATVFSTDVSLGGVKNRLELYGSKGMIVANITPNNAMVAFAPNETVWGDEYISEKLETKAGYTFPSPDEFWTRGYPQEMKDFAMAVLEDRTVLSGFDLAKETMLVMYAAYVSAELGNRVLIQ, translated from the coding sequence GTGAAGAAGGTAAGGGTTGGCATCGTTGGTGCTGGTTTCATAGCGAAGATTCACATGGCGGCGTTCAAAGAGAACCACCAGCTTGTCGACGTGGTGGGCGTTTGTGCCGGGCACAAAGAGAACGCCGAAAGGTTCGCGAAAGAATATGGGATCCCCCACGTGTTCGACAACTTCGAACAGCTCTGTTCCAGTTCGGAAATCGACGTTGTGGATGTCTGCACCCCCACGAACCTTCACGACGATGTGATACTCTGCGCGGCTGAGAACCGAAAACACGTGATCTGTGAAAAGCCCCTCACAGGTTACTTTGGAGAAGACAAACCCGACGTTGAAGAAGTCGGTAGCATTCCAAAAACACACATGTACGACAAAGTGAAAGAAAAAGTGGCACTCTTGGAACAGAAGCTGAAGGCTGCAAACGTCAAGTTCATGTACGCGGAGAACTGGGTCTACGCACCTGCGGTAGAGAAGATGAAAAGGATGCTTAAAGCCTCGAACATGGTGGTCTTTGAACTTCGGGCCGAATGCAGTCATTCAGGTTCTCAGGCAACGTACTCACGCAGGTGGAGAACTTCAGGTGGCGGTAGCCTGATGCGCCTGGGTTCGCACCCTATAGCCACCGTGATCCACATGAAACACTACGAGGGATACGTGAGGTACGGAAAACCCATCAAACCTGTGTCTGTGCTGGCAAGCATTGCAAACCTCACGAAAATGAAGAATCTGGAGAACGAACCGTGCTACGTTGTGAGCTCGTGGTACGACGTTGAAGACTGGTCGATAGTGATCTTGGAGTTCGAAGACGGTTCAAGAGCCACCGTTTTTTCAACGGACGTGAGCCTGGGTGGTGTGAAGAACAGGCTCGAGCTTTACGGTTCAAAGGGCATGATCGTGGCCAACATCACACCGAACAACGCGATGGTGGCCTTCGCTCCGAACGAAACCGTCTGGGGTGACGAGTACATCAGTGAGAAACTCGAAACGAAAGCAGGTTACACGTTCCCATCACCCGATGAATTCTGGACGAGAGGTTATCCACAGGAAATGAAAGATTTCGCCATGGCCGTGCTGGAGGACAGAACGGTTTTGAGTGGTTTCGACCTCGCAAAAGAGACCATGCTGGTGATGTACGCAGCTTACGTTTCTGCGGAGCTGGGAAATAGGGTTCTCATTCAATGA
- the upp gene encoding uracil phosphoribosyltransferase, with protein sequence MFNVVDHPLIKHKLTIMRNKTTGPKEFRELLREVTFLLAYEATRNVETMEVEVETPLEKTKGYAIEDKKMVVVPILRAGLGMADSILELMPNASVGHIGVYRDPETLRPVQYYCKLPKIEEKSVVFLLDPMLATGFSAIHAVNVLKQHGAKNIILVCLIAAPEGVQALESHHPDVNIYAAALDRQLNEHGYILPGLGDAGDRLYRTR encoded by the coding sequence ATGTTCAACGTTGTGGATCATCCGCTGATAAAGCACAAGTTGACCATCATGAGGAACAAGACCACAGGTCCAAAGGAATTCAGAGAATTGTTGAGGGAAGTAACCTTCCTTCTGGCTTATGAGGCAACGCGCAATGTTGAAACGATGGAGGTAGAAGTCGAGACACCACTTGAGAAAACGAAAGGTTACGCTATCGAAGACAAAAAGATGGTCGTCGTACCCATACTGCGTGCGGGGCTGGGAATGGCGGACAGCATTTTAGAGCTCATGCCCAACGCTTCGGTAGGTCACATAGGTGTGTACAGAGATCCAGAGACCCTGAGGCCGGTGCAGTACTACTGCAAACTTCCAAAGATAGAGGAAAAGAGTGTCGTGTTCTTGCTCGATCCCATGCTGGCGACAGGTTTCTCTGCGATACACGCGGTGAACGTGCTGAAGCAGCACGGTGCAAAGAACATAATCCTGGTCTGTTTGATTGCGGCACCCGAAGGGGTACAGGCGCTCGAGAGCCACCATCCAGACGTCAACATATACGCGGCAGCTCTGGACCGACAGCTCAACGAGCACGGTTACATACTGCCGGGTCTGGGAGACGCGGGTGACAGGCTCTACAGAACCAGATAG
- the trmD gene encoding tRNA (guanosine(37)-N1)-methyltransferase TrmD: MRIIIATIFPDFVRVVKEYGVIAQAVEEGKIDIRIMNIRDFAHDRHRTVDDYPYGGGPGMVMKPEPIFELYDHCRQQFGDLYTILTSPQGVTLNNRLAMELSKKENLLIICGRYEGVDERVKNLVDLEVSIGDYVLSGGELAAMVICDAVSRFVPGVVEEESVKRDSFYNDLLDHPHYTRPAEYRGMRVPEVLLSGNHEMVELWRTAESIKLTALRRPDLFLARQFSTEEKKALIHLIQELVKCVERRENSSDPLSGSGKRW, from the coding sequence ATGAGGATCATCATCGCCACGATCTTCCCGGATTTCGTACGGGTCGTCAAGGAATACGGAGTGATCGCTCAAGCCGTTGAAGAAGGCAAGATCGACATACGCATAATGAACATTCGAGATTTCGCGCACGACCGTCACAGGACCGTGGACGACTATCCTTACGGTGGCGGTCCGGGTATGGTCATGAAACCGGAGCCCATCTTCGAGCTGTACGATCACTGCAGACAGCAATTCGGCGATCTGTACACGATCCTCACATCGCCACAGGGAGTCACACTGAACAACAGGCTCGCGATGGAGCTTTCGAAGAAGGAGAATCTTTTGATAATCTGTGGTAGATACGAAGGTGTAGACGAGAGAGTGAAGAATTTGGTCGATCTGGAAGTGTCCATCGGTGATTACGTGCTCAGCGGAGGGGAACTCGCGGCGATGGTGATCTGCGACGCGGTGAGCAGGTTCGTTCCGGGAGTTGTCGAGGAAGAATCTGTGAAGAGAGATTCTTTTTACAACGACCTGCTCGATCATCCACACTACACCAGACCCGCCGAGTACAGAGGTATGCGGGTCCCGGAAGTGCTGTTGAGTGGAAACCACGAAATGGTAGAACTCTGGAGGACCGCCGAGAGCATCAAACTCACCGCGTTGAGGAGGCCGGATCTCTTCCTGGCCAGGCAGTTTTCAACGGAAGAGAAGAAAGCCCTCATTCATCTGATACAGGAGTTGGTGAAATGTGTTGAACGACGTGAGAATAGCTCTGATCCATTATCCGGTTCTGGGAAAAGATGGTAA
- the lepB gene encoding signal peptidase I: MNKEKVKKYALDWLKSLAYAIVAATIIRLYVFETMLVPTGSMIPTINVGDRLFIEKITYTVREPQVGDIVVFWAPFIDERALTMLRPFDKFMDLFAPSKFRGRVKYVKRLVGKEGDVLQIKLSEDGKYHLYVNGKLNEKFKDIAYTPEGVFKYPELLNWFLEASKLRNNPTLYRQFLQRLAQTNIEAANLVFSVVGGMYPVPLGATFDKTFSEIYRDIDLSKYIRKTPDGVEVEVPKGFYFFMGDNTNDSFDSRYFGFVPKDHVIGRPILRIWPLKNFGPVQGS, encoded by the coding sequence ATCAACAAGGAAAAAGTGAAAAAGTACGCGCTCGACTGGTTGAAGTCCCTGGCCTACGCGATCGTTGCAGCAACGATCATCAGGCTGTACGTTTTTGAGACGATGCTGGTACCGACAGGCTCCATGATCCCAACAATAAACGTGGGAGACAGACTGTTCATCGAGAAGATAACTTACACCGTTAGAGAACCCCAGGTGGGAGACATAGTCGTGTTCTGGGCTCCGTTCATAGACGAGCGTGCACTGACGATGCTCAGACCTTTCGATAAGTTCATGGACCTATTCGCGCCGAGCAAGTTCAGAGGCAGGGTGAAGTACGTAAAGCGTCTAGTCGGCAAAGAGGGAGACGTTCTGCAGATCAAGCTATCAGAAGACGGCAAGTACCATTTGTACGTTAATGGAAAGCTGAACGAAAAATTCAAAGACATAGCTTATACGCCTGAAGGTGTTTTCAAATACCCGGAGCTTTTGAACTGGTTTCTCGAAGCGAGTAAGCTGAGGAACAATCCGACTTTGTACAGGCAATTTTTGCAACGCTTGGCACAGACGAACATCGAAGCTGCCAATCTGGTGTTCTCTGTGGTTGGAGGCATGTATCCTGTCCCACTCGGTGCCACTTTCGATAAAACGTTTTCGGAGATCTACAGGGACATAGATCTAAGCAAGTACATCAGGAAAACACCAGATGGCGTCGAGGTCGAAGTTCCCAAAGGATTCTATTTCTTCATGGGTGACAACACGAACGATAGTTTCGACAGCAGGTACTTCGGCTTTGTGCCGAAAGACCATGTGATAGGAAGACCAATTTTGCGGATATGGCCATTGAAAAACTTTGGTCCTGTACAGGGGAGCTGA
- a CDS encoding RNA methyltransferase, giving the protein MLNDVRIALIHYPVLGKDGKIVSSAVTNLDIHDIARTARSYGIKKYYVVTNLPAQQAVVRAVLDYWVEGSGKEYNISRTEALQLVELKSYLEDVIDTIKQETGKKPLLFFTSAKKRPGSISYEEGARIIRETDRPVLILFGTSWGMPQEILDMCDYVLEPVRASSDYNHLSVRAAAAIIIDRLIGEEV; this is encoded by the coding sequence GTGTTGAACGACGTGAGAATAGCTCTGATCCATTATCCGGTTCTGGGAAAAGATGGTAAGATAGTCTCCAGTGCGGTGACGAACCTCGACATTCACGACATTGCGAGGACCGCACGAAGTTATGGGATCAAAAAATACTACGTTGTGACGAATCTGCCCGCACAGCAGGCAGTTGTGAGAGCCGTTCTGGATTACTGGGTGGAAGGATCTGGGAAAGAATACAACATAAGCAGAACAGAAGCTTTACAGCTGGTCGAACTGAAGTCTTACTTAGAGGACGTGATCGATACAATAAAACAGGAGACTGGCAAAAAACCGTTGCTTTTCTTCACTTCCGCGAAGAAAAGGCCAGGATCGATAAGCTACGAAGAGGGGGCAAGGATCATTAGAGAAACCGACAGACCCGTGCTCATACTTTTCGGAACGAGCTGGGGCATGCCGCAGGAAATCCTGGACATGTGCGACTACGTTCTTGAACCAGTCCGCGCCAGTTCGGATTACAATCACCTCTCAGTGAGAGCGGCTGCCGCAATAATCATAGACAGGTTGATAGGAGAGGAGGTATGA
- a CDS encoding M24 family metallopeptidase, with the protein MTRNEEVRIKLNRVREFLDRKGLTAMLIKKQPNFSWITAGGLNMVGIATEMGVSSVLVTKDECYLIANAIEAPRMKDEEVGELGFEIVSYEWYENEELQIVKKIANEKVGCDTPVPGLVYVESEFNELRYELTDAEIERYLYLGEKLSRALESVLLFTRPGDAEAEIAGRISAELWKYRIDPTGFMVAADERAKLYRHPIPTMKKVERLVMVSVNARYKGLITTVTRMVHFGEPPKHLLKQYRENVEIECLMIAKTKIGEKMNVPVLAAIEEYEKRGYHDEWKKHHQGGPMGYYARDIRVTPDCQQTVRRNQAFCWNPTISGTKSEDGFIVTEKGPIMITKPFVFPTLKLEVEGVSFIKPDMLVL; encoded by the coding sequence ATGACCAGAAACGAAGAAGTGCGGATCAAACTGAACCGTGTGAGAGAGTTCCTCGACAGAAAAGGTTTGACCGCGATGCTCATCAAGAAGCAGCCGAACTTTTCCTGGATCACGGCTGGCGGATTGAACATGGTGGGCATAGCCACCGAGATGGGTGTGTCCTCGGTGCTTGTGACCAAGGATGAGTGTTATCTGATCGCCAACGCGATCGAGGCGCCCAGAATGAAGGACGAAGAAGTGGGCGAGCTGGGCTTTGAGATTGTTTCTTACGAATGGTATGAAAACGAGGAACTTCAGATCGTTAAAAAGATCGCTAATGAAAAGGTCGGTTGTGACACTCCTGTACCTGGTCTGGTGTACGTCGAATCGGAGTTCAACGAGCTCAGATACGAACTGACAGACGCTGAGATAGAGCGTTATCTGTACCTTGGAGAAAAACTTTCCAGAGCTCTGGAGAGCGTTCTTCTGTTCACAAGGCCTGGTGATGCGGAGGCTGAGATAGCGGGACGGATCAGTGCGGAACTGTGGAAGTACAGGATCGATCCGACAGGCTTCATGGTTGCAGCAGATGAGAGAGCAAAACTGTACAGACACCCCATCCCCACGATGAAAAAAGTGGAACGACTCGTGATGGTTTCTGTCAATGCGAGGTACAAAGGATTGATCACGACCGTCACCAGGATGGTTCACTTTGGAGAGCCACCGAAGCATTTGCTGAAACAGTACAGAGAAAACGTTGAAATCGAATGTTTGATGATAGCGAAAACGAAGATCGGGGAAAAGATGAACGTACCTGTGCTCGCAGCGATCGAAGAGTACGAGAAAAGAGGTTACCACGATGAATGGAAAAAGCACCATCAGGGTGGTCCAATGGGTTATTACGCTCGCGACATAAGGGTCACGCCGGACTGCCAGCAAACAGTAAGAAGAAACCAGGCTTTCTGCTGGAACCCAACGATCAGCGGTACGAAGTCGGAAGACGGTTTCATCGTCACCGAAAAAGGTCCCATCATGATCACGAAACCTTTCGTTTTCCCGACCCTGAAGCTTGAGGTGGAAGGTGTCTCGTTCATCAAACCCGACATGCTCGTTCTGTGA
- the rplS gene encoding 50S ribosomal protein L19, whose amino-acid sequence MDNLVRLIEKDQYRQLPEFRPGDTVRVHVKVVESGKERIQVFEGIVIKIRGSGLSKTFTVRKIASGGIGVERTFPYHSPIIEKLEVVKKAETRRAKLYYLRDVKGKIKLKEKRE is encoded by the coding sequence ATGGACAATCTCGTAAGACTGATCGAGAAAGACCAGTACAGGCAACTTCCCGAGTTCAGACCCGGCGACACGGTCAGAGTCCATGTCAAAGTGGTAGAATCCGGCAAGGAAAGGATACAAGTCTTCGAAGGAATCGTTATCAAGATCAGAGGTTCTGGACTGAGCAAGACATTCACAGTGCGCAAGATTGCCAGCGGTGGAATAGGAGTCGAGAGAACCTTCCCGTACCACTCACCGATCATCGAGAAGCTCGAAGTTGTTAAGAAAGCGGAAACAAGAAGGGCGAAACTTTACTATTTGCGCGATGTGAAAGGGAAGATCAAGCTGAAAGAAAAAAGAGAGTGA
- a CDS encoding tripartite tricarboxylate transporter permease has protein sequence MISYWLEGLKTALIPSNLLIMLIGAASGIVVGALPGVTSSMGIILLLPFTYYMKPETALLMLTSMYCASMFGGSISAILLRTPGTPSAAATAMDGYPLAQQGKAGKAISAALIGSFFGGLASGICMVFLAPLLAKFALKFGPPEYFALAVFGLTIIASVSGKDLVKGLIAGLIGLLLSVIGIDNVTGSQRLTLGIDALANGFDFLPVMIGVFAVSEVLDKLEKRTPPVQTTTSLGQLFLSWEEMKSLVVPIIVGIIIGTLIGVLPGTGGTIATFLAYNELKRWSKNKEKFGQGALEGVAVCETANNAVTGGAMVPTLSLGVPGDAVTAVMLGAFVLIGIRPGPLLFTQQPRVVYSFFAGWFIIQFMMLAMGFVSSILAPNILKIKDEVLMPIVLALCIIGSFSLRNSVYDVAVALCFGVLGYLMRKAGFPMPPLVLGMILGPMAEQNLNRTLLIAKNDWTILFRRPISLTLLLAAFVSVTLSLLGTYRSSKKEAARS, from the coding sequence ATGATCAGTTACTGGCTGGAGGGACTCAAGACAGCTCTGATACCTTCCAACTTGTTGATCATGCTGATCGGTGCCGCGAGCGGCATAGTGGTGGGCGCGCTGCCGGGCGTGACATCCTCAATGGGTATAATTCTGCTCTTACCGTTCACCTACTACATGAAACCCGAGACAGCTCTGCTCATGCTGACCAGCATGTACTGCGCTTCAATGTTCGGCGGTTCCATCTCCGCAATCCTCCTGAGAACTCCCGGCACACCTTCAGCGGCCGCCACAGCCATGGATGGCTATCCACTTGCGCAGCAGGGCAAGGCGGGCAAAGCTATTTCCGCAGCGCTGATCGGTTCATTCTTCGGAGGCCTTGCAAGCGGTATCTGTATGGTGTTTCTGGCGCCTTTACTTGCCAAATTCGCCCTCAAGTTTGGTCCACCCGAGTACTTCGCGCTGGCTGTCTTCGGGCTCACCATCATTGCGAGCGTTTCCGGGAAAGATTTGGTCAAAGGCTTGATCGCCGGGCTCATTGGCTTACTTCTGTCTGTGATAGGCATCGACAATGTAACCGGCTCTCAGCGGCTGACACTTGGAATAGATGCCCTCGCCAACGGTTTTGATTTTTTACCTGTCATGATCGGTGTTTTCGCTGTTTCGGAGGTTCTGGACAAACTTGAGAAAAGAACCCCACCAGTTCAGACCACCACTTCTCTGGGTCAACTGTTTCTCAGCTGGGAAGAAATGAAAAGTCTGGTCGTTCCCATCATCGTTGGAATCATCATCGGTACTCTGATAGGTGTTCTACCTGGCACAGGTGGTACGATCGCAACCTTTCTGGCATACAACGAGTTGAAGAGATGGTCGAAGAACAAAGAAAAATTCGGTCAGGGTGCACTCGAAGGCGTGGCAGTCTGTGAAACTGCCAACAACGCTGTGACGGGTGGAGCAATGGTACCGACGCTATCTCTTGGTGTTCCTGGGGATGCTGTCACCGCGGTGATGCTGGGCGCGTTCGTACTGATCGGAATCCGCCCCGGTCCGCTGTTGTTCACCCAACAGCCCAGGGTGGTTTACTCGTTCTTTGCGGGATGGTTCATCATTCAGTTCATGATGCTCGCGATGGGTTTCGTTTCCTCGATACTCGCTCCGAACATTCTGAAGATAAAAGACGAAGTGCTCATGCCGATCGTCCTTGCATTGTGCATTATAGGTTCATTCTCGCTTAGAAACAGTGTGTACGATGTGGCGGTTGCGCTGTGTTTTGGCGTTCTGGGTTATTTGATGAGAAAGGCAGGTTTTCCGATGCCACCGCTGGTGTTGGGTATGATCCTCGGCCCCATGGCAGAGCAGAATCTGAACAGGACCCTGCTCATCGCCAAGAACGACTGGACGATCCTGTTCAGAAGACCAATTTCTCTGACTTTGCTTCTGGCAGCCTTCGTTTCAGTGACCCTTTCCTTGCTTGGAACCTACAGATCCTCGAAAAAGGAGGCCGCAAGATCATGA
- a CDS encoding tripartite tricarboxylate transporter substrate binding protein, protein MRTKALLALLLIGVLALAQVNFPTRPVTIIVPWSAGGATDLLFRAIASVFPKYANGQPLVINNIPGAGAVTGTMEFLKAPADGYTLLSLATPIITKIHWSEVKFTVDDFVPVINIVNDPSYILVNANSPYKTLEDLLNAARKNPETITMGNGGAGGGNHLVALAFEDFVGVRFIHVPYSGGAPAIADLVAGHIDAVMAAAPEGVPQVQAGQLRCLAVLGTQRLSVFPDVPTARELGYDFTLGMWRGVAVQRGTPPEIVQALHNIFYKCVNDPEFITKVKEMGNVLHYMDTATFTRFVREQNAFWENLMKIKKVGEKYGK, encoded by the coding sequence ATGAGGACAAAGGCACTGCTCGCATTGCTTCTCATCGGTGTCCTTGCGCTCGCGCAGGTGAACTTTCCAACCAGACCCGTCACGATCATCGTACCCTGGTCGGCTGGTGGTGCTACAGATCTACTGTTCCGAGCCATCGCGTCCGTTTTCCCAAAGTACGCCAACGGCCAGCCGCTCGTGATCAACAACATTCCTGGGGCGGGTGCAGTGACTGGAACGATGGAATTCCTGAAGGCTCCTGCTGATGGCTACACTTTGCTGTCCCTGGCCACACCGATCATAACGAAGATCCACTGGAGCGAAGTGAAGTTCACCGTGGACGACTTCGTACCTGTGATCAACATCGTCAACGATCCAAGTTACATCCTGGTCAACGCCAACTCGCCTTACAAAACGCTGGAAGATCTTCTGAACGCTGCCAGGAAGAACCCCGAAACGATCACGATGGGTAACGGTGGTGCTGGTGGTGGGAACCATTTGGTTGCACTCGCGTTCGAAGATTTCGTGGGTGTGAGGTTCATTCACGTGCCCTACAGCGGCGGAGCCCCGGCGATCGCAGATCTGGTAGCAGGTCACATCGATGCCGTGATGGCTGCCGCGCCAGAAGGTGTGCCACAGGTTCAGGCTGGTCAATTGAGGTGTCTGGCAGTGCTTGGCACACAAAGGCTCAGTGTGTTCCCGGACGTTCCAACCGCCAGGGAACTTGGCTACGATTTCACACTGGGTATGTGGAGAGGTGTGGCCGTACAGAGAGGAACTCCACCTGAAATCGTTCAGGCGCTTCACAACATATTCTACAAATGTGTAAACGATCCAGAGTTCATAACAAAAGTGAAGGAAATGGGGAACGTGCTCCACTACATGGATACAGCAACGTTTACAAGATTCGTACGAGAACAAAACGCCTTCTGGGAGAATCTGATGAAGATCAAGAAAGTCGGCGAAAAGTACGGTAAATGA
- a CDS encoding TRAP transporter substrate-binding protein yields the protein MRKFLVLSLALIVTALFGFQIVLKATTPFQEGHILAEAMKKFKEKIEAATNGTIVVELQIGAVSEEEANNLCAKGIVDLQFTGGRPVEVFAPEYFFVNAPFVIKDYEHFLRVWNGPIGEKAKATIEKKGNMVCLGTVYRGYRQMTANKPIRGQEDIKDLKLRLPVVPTWIKIWEAIGAKAVPVPLPELYQALKEGRAEASEGDVTQISSFKLYEVQSYLIITNHQCGVGWIMMNKTAYERLTTEERELVHRIMDEVCTWATEKLKASEGEIINFLQEKGMKVIQLDEAALKAIRELAAPAVEELFKTTWPVTTWAEVLRQ from the coding sequence GTGAGGAAATTCTTAGTTCTTTCACTCGCGCTGATCGTCACCGCACTGTTCGGATTCCAGATTGTTTTGAAGGCGACCACACCGTTCCAGGAAGGTCACATCCTCGCAGAGGCCATGAAGAAGTTCAAAGAAAAGATCGAGGCTGCGACGAACGGAACGATCGTTGTGGAACTCCAGATCGGCGCGGTGTCGGAAGAAGAGGCGAACAACTTGTGCGCGAAAGGGATCGTCGATCTGCAGTTCACAGGTGGTCGACCCGTGGAAGTCTTCGCACCCGAATATTTCTTCGTCAACGCTCCGTTCGTAATCAAAGATTACGAGCACTTCCTGAGGGTCTGGAACGGACCAATCGGCGAAAAAGCCAAGGCAACAATCGAAAAGAAAGGCAACATGGTCTGTCTTGGTACGGTCTACCGTGGCTACAGACAGATGACCGCGAACAAACCGATACGTGGCCAAGAGGACATCAAGGATTTGAAACTGAGGCTTCCGGTTGTGCCCACCTGGATCAAAATCTGGGAAGCGATCGGAGCCAAGGCAGTACCGGTTCCTTTGCCCGAACTCTATCAAGCTTTGAAGGAAGGCAGGGCAGAAGCCTCTGAAGGCGACGTAACACAGATATCTTCGTTCAAACTCTACGAGGTGCAGTCTTACCTCATCATAACTAACCACCAATGCGGTGTCGGCTGGATCATGATGAACAAAACCGCCTACGAGAGGTTGACCACGGAAGAAAGGGAGCTGGTGCACCGCATCATGGACGAAGTGTGCACCTGGGCAACTGAAAAGCTCAAAGCGAGCGAAGGAGAAATCATCAATTTCTTGCAGGAAAAGGGCATGAAGGTCATACAGCTGGACGAAGCAGCTTTGAAGGCGATCAGGGAACTGGCAGCTCCCGCCGTGGAAGAACTCTTCAAGACCACGTGGCCCGTCACGACGTGGGCTGAGGTTCTCAGACAGTGA
- a CDS encoding tripartite tricarboxylate transporter TctB family protein gives MSKRSDVLSGTIVSLVGLIFLLSTIGMRKPRIGLGSAGFPRLVTACLIICGVLLIVRASLSKKEYAARSRTDSRFAFSLVGLIASFILYIYLFKKLGFILTTGPLLFFAMYVFGSKKILLNVVLSVVTSIAIYYVFTIIFKIPLPRFSL, from the coding sequence ATGTCGAAGAGAAGCGACGTACTCTCTGGCACAATCGTATCGCTCGTAGGTCTGATCTTTCTTTTGAGCACCATCGGGATGAGAAAACCAAGGATTGGGCTTGGTTCGGCTGGTTTTCCAAGACTCGTCACAGCATGTCTGATCATCTGTGGTGTGCTTTTGATAGTGCGCGCGTCGCTGTCGAAAAAAGAATACGCCGCACGTTCTCGAACCGATTCCAGATTCGCTTTCAGTCTTGTTGGCCTCATCGCTTCGTTCATTCTGTACATCTATCTCTTCAAGAAACTCGGATTCATCCTCACAACAGGACCGCTTTTGTTCTTCGCGATGTACGTGTTCGGCTCAAAGAAGATCCTGTTGAACGTGGTTCTGAGTGTGGTCACTTCAATCGCGATCTACTACGTTTTCACAATCATATTCAAAATACCTTTGCCAAGGTTCTCACTGTGA
- a CDS encoding MFS transporter translates to MVKFSRLLLLGFGFFGINTIWPLYNAYVPIFLKSFGLSSFVVGVYMTIDNIFALVLSPYVGALSDQTVTKLGKRKPYILIGAPLASVFFLLVPIFWLKHDFLAITFSIIMMNLSMTLFRSPLIALMPDITPAEYRSQANGVINFMGGLGAMLAYLAGRFLYKVSPAGPFLTGSILLMVSNLFVVLFIKESLPSKTKNKPSIAEIFRRSHRELLENLKEVIVSREKSLFFMLLSIFLWFTGFNALETFFTSYAKFYLDLPEHVATGTLGVLSLAFMLFSVPAGYIGAKFGRRRSIVLGLSTTAACLFAGTILASQIRGEAIIKPFLLLFVIGGSGWALTNVNSLPIVLDMAPRDKLGGYTGLYYFSSMLANIVSPPLTGLVMDLLGYRILFVFAASFVVISSITVSFVKRGVSAEKA, encoded by the coding sequence ATGGTGAAGTTCTCAAGACTGTTGCTGCTCGGTTTTGGATTTTTCGGTATCAACACGATCTGGCCCCTGTACAACGCGTACGTTCCGATCTTCTTGAAATCTTTCGGCCTCTCTTCCTTCGTGGTGGGCGTGTACATGACGATCGATAACATCTTTGCCCTTGTCCTTTCGCCCTACGTGGGTGCGCTGAGCGACCAGACGGTGACGAAACTGGGCAAAAGGAAACCCTACATACTGATCGGAGCGCCGCTGGCATCGGTGTTTTTCCTGCTCGTGCCGATCTTCTGGTTGAAACACGATTTTCTTGCGATAACTTTCAGCATCATAATGATGAATCTGTCGATGACGCTGTTCAGATCCCCCCTGATCGCCCTCATGCCAGACATAACACCCGCAGAGTACAGGAGTCAGGCGAACGGGGTCATCAACTTTATGGGCGGTCTGGGAGCGATGCTGGCCTATCTGGCCGGAAGGTTCCTGTACAAGGTGTCACCGGCTGGGCCATTTCTCACTGGATCGATCCTGCTCATGGTTTCGAACCTTTTCGTGGTTCTCTTCATAAAAGAATCCCTTCCTTCGAAGACGAAAAATAAACCATCGATCGCAGAGATTTTCAGAAGGAGTCACAGAGAACTGCTCGAGAATTTGAAGGAAGTGATCGTCTCCAGGGAGAAAAGCCTTTTCTTCATGCTCCTGTCGATCTTCCTTTGGTTTACGGGTTTCAACGCGCTGGAAACGTTTTTCACAAGTTATGCAAAGTTCTATCTGGATTTGCCGGAACATGTTGCCACCGGTACGCTCGGTGTACTCTCACTGGCTTTCATGCTCTTCTCCGTTCCGGCGGGATACATCGGTGCGAAGTTCGGTAGAAGAAGATCCATCGTCCTCGGCCTTTCCACCACGGCCGCGTGCCTGTTCGCTGGAACCATACTGGCTTCCCAGATCAGGGGTGAAGCCATCATTAAACCGTTCCTTCTGCTGTTCGTGATCGGCGGAAGCGGGTGGGCATTGACGAACGTCAATTCGCTGCCCATCGTTCTGGACATGGCACCGAGGGATAAGCTCGGTGGCTACACGGGACTGTACTATTTTTCCTCAATGCTCGCAAACATAGTCTCTCCACCGCTGACGGGCCTGGTGATGGACCTGCTCGGTTACAGAATACTCTTCGTGTTCGCGGCGAGCTTTGTAGTGATCTCCTCGATCACCGTGAGCTTCGTCAAACGTGGAGTCAGCGCGGAGAAAGCCTGA